The following coding sequences are from one Kosakonia sp. H02 window:
- a CDS encoding DMT family transporter, whose protein sequence is MMSGVLYALLAGLLWGLIFVGPLIVPDYPAALQSTGRYLALGLIALPLAWLGRARLRQLTRRDWFTALWLTLMGNLIYYVCLASAIQRTGGPVSTMIIATLPVVIPVCANLLYSQRDGKLSWRRLAPALLCIALGLVCVNIAELRHGLPGFSWQRYGSGIALAFISVACWAWYALRNARWLRENPDKNPMMWATAQALVTLPVSLVGYFAACLWLGVQQPDFALPFGPRPLVFITLMLVIAVFCSWVGTLCWNIACQRLPTVIVGPLIVFETLAGLLYTFLLRQSMPPLLTLSGIVLLVGGVVYAVLSKPQKVSVTPLRQP, encoded by the coding sequence ATGATGAGTGGCGTGCTGTATGCCTTGCTCGCAGGGCTGCTGTGGGGGTTGATTTTCGTAGGGCCGTTGATCGTACCGGACTACCCGGCAGCGCTGCAATCGACCGGGCGCTATCTGGCGCTGGGGCTTATTGCCCTGCCGCTGGCCTGGCTGGGCCGTGCGCGTCTGCGCCAGTTAACCCGTCGCGACTGGTTTACTGCGCTGTGGCTGACCTTAATGGGCAATCTGATTTATTACGTCTGCCTCGCCAGCGCCATTCAGCGCACCGGCGGGCCGGTCTCGACGATGATTATTGCCACGCTGCCGGTGGTTATCCCGGTGTGCGCCAATCTTCTTTACAGCCAGCGGGATGGCAAACTCTCCTGGCGTCGTCTGGCGCCTGCGCTGCTCTGTATCGCGCTTGGCCTGGTGTGCGTGAATATCGCCGAATTGCGCCACGGCTTGCCGGGTTTCAGTTGGCAGCGTTACGGTTCGGGAATTGCGCTGGCTTTTATTTCCGTGGCGTGCTGGGCGTGGTATGCGCTACGCAATGCCCGCTGGCTGCGGGAAAACCCGGACAAAAATCCGATGATGTGGGCAACCGCGCAGGCGCTGGTGACGCTGCCGGTGTCGCTGGTGGGATATTTTGCTGCTTGTCTGTGGCTCGGCGTGCAGCAGCCTGATTTCGCCTTGCCTTTTGGCCCGCGCCCGCTGGTCTTTATCACCTTAATGCTGGTGATTGCGGTGTTCTGCTCATGGGTGGGTACGCTGTGCTGGAATATCGCCTGCCAGCGCTTGCCGACGGTGATTGTCGGCCCGCTGATTGTGTTTGAAACCCTCGCCGGGCTGCTTTACACCTTCCTGCTGCGCCAGAGTATGCCGCCGTTACTGACCCTTAGCGGCATTGTTCTGCTGGTGGGAGGCGTGGTGTACGCGG
- a CDS encoding SDR family oxidoreductase, translated as MIALTGATGQLGQFVVEELLKTVPAKEIIAIVRNPAKAEALSKQGVLVRQADYNDQAALTQALAGVDKLLLISSSEVGQRTAQHRNVINAAKAAGVKFIAYTSLLHADKSPLGLHVEHVETEKLLAESGIPFALLRNGWYSENYLASAPPALAHGVFIGAAGDGKIASATRADYAAAAARVIREEGHAGKVYELAGDTAWTLSELAALLSNASGKKVVYQNLSEADFAAALKGAGLPDAFANLLADSDVGASKGGLFDDSKTLSKLIGRPTTTIAESVNGLL; from the coding sequence ATGATCGCACTTACCGGCGCGACCGGCCAACTGGGCCAGTTTGTGGTAGAAGAACTGCTAAAAACCGTTCCCGCAAAAGAGATTATCGCCATCGTGCGTAACCCGGCGAAAGCCGAAGCGCTGAGCAAACAAGGCGTACTGGTTCGCCAGGCCGATTACAACGACCAGGCCGCACTTACTCAGGCGCTGGCAGGTGTCGACAAACTGTTGCTTATCTCCAGTAGCGAAGTGGGTCAGCGCACCGCGCAACACCGTAATGTGATCAACGCAGCCAAAGCCGCTGGCGTAAAATTTATCGCCTACACCAGCCTGCTGCATGCAGATAAATCCCCGCTTGGCCTGCACGTTGAACACGTTGAAACCGAGAAACTGCTTGCCGAATCCGGCATTCCATTCGCCCTGCTGCGTAACGGCTGGTACAGCGAAAACTACCTTGCCAGCGCGCCGCCTGCACTGGCGCATGGCGTGTTTATTGGTGCGGCGGGCGATGGCAAAATCGCCTCTGCCACCCGCGCGGATTACGCCGCCGCTGCCGCGCGCGTTATTCGCGAAGAAGGCCATGCGGGCAAGGTGTACGAGCTGGCGGGCGATACCGCCTGGACCCTGAGCGAACTGGCGGCGCTGCTAAGCAACGCGAGCGGGAAAAAGGTGGTTTATCAGAACCTGAGCGAAGCCGATTTCGCCGCCGCGCTGAAAGGCGCAGGTCTGCCAGATGCTTTCGCTAACCTGCTGGCGGATTCCGATGTCGGCGCATCAAAAGGCGGGCTGTTTGACGACAGCAAAACCCTCAGCAAACTGATTGGCCGCCCCACCACGACGATTGCCGAGAGCGTCAATGGCCTGCTGTAA
- the cpdB gene encoding 2',3'-cyclic-nucleotide 2'-phosphodiesterase, which translates to MIKFSATLLATLIAASVQAATVDLRILETTDLHSNMMDFDYYKDTATEKFGLVRTASLINAARGEVKNSVLVDNGDLIQGSPLGDYMAAKGLKTGDIHPVYKAMNTLDYAVGNLGNHEFNYGLDYLHKALAGAKFPYVNANIIDAKSKKPLFTPYVIKETPVVDKDGKSHTLRIGYIGFVPPQIMVWDKANLSGKVLVNDITETARKYVPEMRAKGADVVVIVAHSGLSAEPYQAMAENSVYYLSEVPGVDAILFGHAHAVFPGKDFAAIKGADINKGTLNGVPSVMPGMWGDHLGVVDLVLNNDAGKWQVSDSKAEARPIYDAAAKKALVGEDSKLVGILKHDHDATREFVGKPIGKSTDNMYSYLSLVQDDPTVQVVNNAQKAYVEHFIQGDPDLAKLPVLSAAAPFKAGGRKNDPASFVEVEKGQLTFRNAADLYLYPNTLVVVKATGKEVKEWLECSAGQFNQIDPNSDKPQSLINWDGFRTYNFDVIDGVKYQIDVTQPARYDGECQSVNPQAERIKHLTYNGKPVDPNAVFLVATNNYRAYGGKFAGTGDSHIAFASPDENRAVLAKWIGDETQRAGEIHPAADNNWRLAPIPASHKLDIRFETAPTEKAAAFIKEKAQYPMQKVATDEIGFAIYSLDLSK; encoded by the coding sequence ATGATTAAGTTTAGTGCAACGCTTCTGGCCACGCTGATTGCGGCCAGCGTGCAAGCCGCAACGGTGGATTTACGCATTCTGGAAACCACTGATTTGCATAGCAACATGATGGATTTTGATTATTACAAAGACACCGCGACGGAGAAATTCGGCCTGGTGCGCACCGCCAGCCTGATCAATGCCGCGCGCGGTGAAGTCAAAAACAGCGTGCTGGTGGATAACGGCGACTTAATCCAGGGCAGCCCATTGGGCGATTATATGGCGGCGAAGGGGCTGAAAACCGGCGATATCCACCCGGTATATAAGGCAATGAACACCCTCGATTACGCCGTTGGTAACCTCGGCAACCACGAATTTAACTACGGCCTCGATTACCTGCACAAGGCGCTGGCAGGGGCGAAATTCCCCTATGTGAACGCCAATATTATTGATGCGAAAAGCAAAAAGCCGCTGTTTACCCCGTATGTCATCAAAGAGACGCCGGTGGTTGATAAAGACGGCAAATCCCACACCCTGCGCATCGGTTATATCGGCTTTGTACCGCCGCAAATTATGGTCTGGGACAAAGCCAACCTCAGCGGCAAAGTTTTGGTGAATGACATCACCGAAACCGCGCGCAAATATGTGCCGGAAATGCGCGCAAAAGGCGCGGATGTGGTGGTCATCGTCGCCCACTCCGGGCTGTCGGCAGAGCCTTACCAGGCGATGGCGGAAAACTCCGTTTACTACCTCAGCGAAGTGCCAGGCGTGGATGCGATCCTGTTTGGTCACGCGCACGCTGTCTTTCCCGGCAAAGATTTTGCCGCCATCAAAGGCGCGGATATCAACAAAGGAACGCTGAACGGCGTGCCGTCTGTAATGCCAGGCATGTGGGGCGATCATCTTGGCGTGGTCGATCTGGTGCTGAATAACGACGCGGGCAAATGGCAGGTTAGCGACTCAAAAGCCGAAGCGCGCCCGATTTATGACGCGGCGGCGAAAAAAGCGCTGGTGGGCGAAGACAGCAAGCTGGTCGGGATCCTGAAGCACGATCACGATGCCACCCGCGAGTTTGTCGGCAAGCCGATCGGCAAATCGACGGATAACATGTACAGCTACCTGTCGCTGGTGCAGGACGATCCTACCGTGCAGGTGGTGAACAACGCGCAGAAAGCCTATGTGGAGCACTTTATTCAGGGCGATCCGGATCTGGCGAAACTGCCGGTGCTCTCCGCCGCCGCGCCGTTTAAAGCCGGTGGGCGCAAGAACGATCCCGCCAGTTTTGTCGAAGTGGAAAAAGGCCAGCTCACCTTTCGCAACGCCGCCGATTTGTACCTCTACCCCAATACGCTGGTGGTGGTGAAAGCCACCGGCAAAGAGGTAAAAGAGTGGCTGGAGTGCTCTGCCGGGCAGTTCAACCAGATCGATCCTAACAGCGATAAGCCGCAAAGCCTGATCAACTGGGATGGTTTTCGCACCTATAACTTTGATGTGATCGACGGGGTGAAATACCAGATTGATGTGACGCAACCCGCGCGCTACGATGGTGAATGCCAGAGCGTCAATCCTCAAGCGGAACGCATTAAGCATCTGACTTATAACGGTAAACCGGTCGATCCGAATGCGGTATTCCTTGTCGCCACCAATAACTACCGCGCTTACGGCGGCAAGTTTGCCGGTACGGGCGATAGCCATATTGCCTTTGCCTCGCCGGATGAAAACCGTGCGGTGCTGGCGAAGTGGATAGGCGATGAGACCCAACGCGCAGGCGAAATCCACCCGGCGGCGGACAACAACTGGCGACTCGCGCCCATTCCGGCAAGCCACAAGCTGGATATTCGTTTTGAAACCGCGCCAACGGAGAAAGCCGCCGCGTTTATTAAAGAAAAAGCGCAATACCCAATGCAAAAAGTAGCGACCGACGAGATCGGTTTTGCAATTTACAGTTTAGACTTGAGCAAGTAA
- a CDS encoding AraC family transcriptional regulator, whose amino-acid sequence MEGVPDQFIDERDRARFRHLAMLPGVELYHAHISRYAFEPHTHEAFGIGAIEAGAERFRYRGTHYVAPANSVVTMNPDELHTGEAAGADGWRYRMVYLEPDLLEQVTGIRHWWFNDVTRLDPLRARQICTQIHSLWHTDDPLAQQGILLDLIDTFRPLAHHAPQRHEAAHRFERVRDYLHDNYMRSLTLVELANVAALSPYHFQRQFKAHFHVTPHQMLMAIRLWRAKLFLTQGIPAADVAAMTGLTDQSHLTRAFTHRYGITPVRYQKQVAHR is encoded by the coding sequence GTGGAAGGCGTACCAGACCAGTTTATTGACGAGAGAGATCGCGCACGTTTTCGCCATCTGGCGATGCTGCCAGGCGTTGAGCTGTACCACGCGCATATCTCCCGCTACGCCTTTGAACCGCACACCCACGAAGCGTTTGGCATTGGCGCAATCGAAGCCGGTGCCGAACGCTTTCGCTATCGCGGCACGCACTATGTCGCCCCGGCGAACTCCGTTGTCACCATGAATCCCGATGAGCTGCATACCGGCGAAGCCGCAGGCGCGGATGGCTGGCGCTATCGCATGGTCTATCTGGAACCCGATTTACTGGAACAGGTTACCGGCATTCGCCACTGGTGGTTCAACGACGTGACACGCCTCGATCCGCTGCGCGCCCGGCAGATCTGCACCCAAATCCACAGCCTCTGGCACACCGATGATCCGCTGGCGCAACAAGGGATCCTGCTTGATTTGATCGACACGTTCCGCCCGCTGGCCCACCATGCACCGCAGCGCCACGAAGCGGCGCACCGCTTTGAACGGGTGCGCGATTATCTGCACGACAACTATATGCGCAGCCTGACACTCGTTGAGCTGGCCAATGTTGCGGCGCTCAGCCCGTATCACTTCCAGCGCCAGTTCAAGGCGCATTTTCACGTCACCCCGCACCAGATGCTGATGGCGATCCGCCTGTGGCGCGCGAAGCTTTTTCTCACCCAGGGCATACCCGCCGCCGACGTCGCCGCCATGACCGGTTTAACAGATCAGTCGCATTTGACCCGCGCATTCACCCACCGTTATGGCATTACGCCTGTGCGCTACCAAAAACAGGTGGCGCACCGTTAA